One window of the Rufibacter radiotolerans genome contains the following:
- the ccoG gene encoding cytochrome c oxidase accessory protein CcoG, with translation MSTTIKDPEAFRDTIATVDKEGKRVWLYPKKPSGKLYQYRKYVSYLLLTLLFAGPFIKVNGLPLLMFNIPARKFVMFGSVFWPQDFFILLVGFMAFLVFIILFTVVYGRVFCGWVCPQTIFMEMVFRRIEYWIEGDGPAQKALDRAPWTKEKIFKKTAKHTLFVLVSLVIAHTFLAYIIGVDELQKIVTDSPANHWGGLVSLMVFTGVFYWVFAQFREQVCTIVCPYGRLQGVMLDKQSLTVAYDYERGEPRGKLRKGQERTDGDCIDCHQCVQVCPTGIDIRNGAQQMECINCTACIDVCNSIMDLVNKPQGLIRMATEESIAEKKPWRFTTRMRAYTGVLVVLVAAFAVLLATRSNIEATILRTPGMLYQQTEKGTITNLYHITLINKTDEEMPITLKILSSEGSITVVRNELVLPKQGLVEGVFFAEIPKSVLTSASSKIEIGVFHGDELLATEKTKFLGPGH, from the coding sequence ATGAGTACAACTATAAAGGACCCAGAGGCCTTCCGTGACACCATTGCCACGGTAGACAAAGAAGGGAAACGGGTGTGGCTTTACCCTAAAAAGCCCAGCGGGAAACTGTACCAGTACCGCAAATATGTGAGCTATCTGCTCCTTACCTTACTTTTCGCGGGGCCATTCATTAAAGTGAATGGGTTACCTCTGCTTATGTTCAATATCCCGGCGCGCAAGTTTGTGATGTTCGGGAGTGTTTTCTGGCCGCAGGATTTCTTCATCCTTTTGGTGGGGTTCATGGCCTTTCTGGTATTCATTATCCTGTTTACGGTAGTGTACGGGCGCGTATTCTGCGGATGGGTTTGTCCGCAGACCATCTTCATGGAGATGGTATTCAGACGGATAGAATACTGGATTGAAGGCGATGGCCCTGCCCAAAAGGCGCTGGACCGAGCCCCCTGGACCAAAGAGAAGATCTTCAAGAAAACTGCCAAACACACACTCTTTGTGCTGGTGTCCTTGGTGATCGCGCATACGTTTCTGGCCTACATCATTGGCGTAGACGAACTGCAGAAGATAGTGACAGATTCGCCGGCCAACCACTGGGGCGGCCTGGTTTCCTTAATGGTGTTTACCGGAGTGTTCTACTGGGTGTTTGCCCAGTTCAGGGAGCAGGTGTGTACCATAGTCTGCCCGTACGGCCGTCTGCAGGGCGTCATGCTGGACAAGCAAAGCCTTACCGTGGCCTATGACTATGAGCGCGGCGAGCCCAGAGGGAAATTAAGAAAAGGCCAGGAGCGCACCGACGGCGACTGCATTGACTGCCACCAGTGCGTGCAGGTTTGCCCTACCGGGATAGACATCAGAAACGGGGCGCAGCAGATGGAGTGTATTAACTGTACCGCCTGTATAGATGTCTGCAACTCCATCATGGACTTGGTGAACAAGCCGCAGGGCCTCATCAGAATGGCCACCGAGGAAAGTATTGCGGAGAAAAAGCCGTGGCGGTTTACCACCCGCATGCGCGCCTATACTGGGGTATTGGTGGTACTGGTGGCGGCCTTTGCGGTTCTTTTGGCTACCCGTTCCAATATTGAGGCTACTATTCTGCGTACCCCGGGCATGCTCTACCAGCAAACCGAGAAAGGTACTATTACCAACCTCTACCACATCACGCTCATCAACAAGACTGATGAGGAAATGCCCATCACTCTCAAGATCCTTTCCAGTGAGGGAAGCATCACGGTTGTGAGAAACGAGTTGGTGTTGCCAAAACAGGGCCTGGTGGAAGGGGTGTTCTTTGCCGAGATTCCGAAGAGCGTTCTCACTTCGGCCTCCTCTAAAATTGAGATTGGCGTCTTTCACGGGGATGAACTCCTTGCCACCGAGAAAACCAAGTTCCTGGGGCCGGGGCACTAG
- a CDS encoding FixH family protein, translated as MSNHISNPNPVAQRSMLPYIITAVFLLFGCYIGFMVYGAMQSDVNLVSKEYYAEELAYGKRMEQVAQAQQLENPITIISAAAAEQLVIQFPAELTAATGSIHLFRPSDAKLDVVLPLTLNAEGVQHINTASLKKGLWRVQLTGKVNGKEYYHAQDITL; from the coding sequence ATGTCTAATCATATATCAAACCCAAACCCAGTAGCGCAACGGTCTATGTTGCCTTACATTATTACCGCGGTCTTTTTGCTGTTTGGTTGCTACATTGGCTTTATGGTCTACGGGGCCATGCAGAGCGATGTGAACCTGGTGAGCAAGGAATATTACGCCGAAGAGCTAGCCTACGGGAAGCGCATGGAGCAGGTGGCCCAGGCCCAGCAATTGGAGAACCCCATTACCATCATCTCGGCAGCCGCCGCTGAGCAGTTGGTGATCCAGTTTCCTGCTGAACTGACCGCCGCCACCGGGTCTATTCACCTGTTCCGGCCGTCAGACGCTAAGCTGGACGTGGTTCTGCCCTTGACCCTGAACGCAGAGGGTGTGCAGCACATCAATACCGCCTCTTTGAAAAAAGGCCTGTGGCGCGTGCAACTCACTGGTAAGGTGAACGGGAAAGAATATTACCATGCCCAGGACATAACCCTGTAA
- a CDS encoding sulfite exporter TauE/SafE family protein, protein MLWAGLVIGFISSFHCVGMCGPIAMALPVGRGSGASFMGGRLLYNLGRVTTYATLGLAAGLLGRTLQLAGWQQTISIVSGLLMLALVLLPKINAGKFTQWLGTDRWWNVLRKAIGKKFQNPSAGSLFSIGVLNGLLPCGMVYFALAGAVSAPGVEGAVGYMAMFGLGTLPLMWLVSLSGKVIKPQWRYYMRSAVPYVAACLAVLFILRGLNLGVPYLSPKLISTTQEAAVCHIP, encoded by the coding sequence ATGCTTTGGGCAGGATTAGTCATTGGATTTATAAGTAGCTTTCATTGCGTGGGGATGTGCGGCCCCATAGCTATGGCGCTGCCTGTTGGCAGGGGATCCGGCGCTTCCTTTATGGGAGGCCGGCTCCTGTACAACCTGGGCCGCGTGACTACTTACGCTACTCTGGGTTTAGCCGCCGGGCTTCTGGGCCGCACCCTGCAACTGGCCGGCTGGCAACAAACAATCTCTATTGTGTCTGGGCTGCTCATGCTGGCCCTGGTACTGTTACCTAAGATCAATGCGGGAAAATTTACCCAATGGCTGGGCACCGACCGCTGGTGGAACGTGCTCAGAAAAGCCATTGGCAAGAAGTTTCAGAATCCGTCGGCGGGGTCTTTGTTCTCTATTGGCGTCTTGAACGGTCTGCTGCCCTGCGGCATGGTGTACTTTGCTCTGGCCGGGGCCGTGAGTGCGCCTGGAGTAGAAGGAGCCGTGGGCTACATGGCTATGTTTGGGCTGGGCACGCTGCCGCTTATGTGGCTGGTGTCTTTGTCTGGCAAGGTGATAAAGCCGCAGTGGCGCTATTACATGCGCAGCGCCGTGCCCTATGTGGCTGCCTGCCTGGCCGTGCTGTTCATCTTGCGGGGCCTGAACCTGGGCGTACCCTACCTCAGCCCTAAACTGATTTCCACCACCCAGGAAGCCGCCGTCTGCCATATTCCTTAA
- a CDS encoding universal stress protein: MAALQYASQFASYLKADLVLLHCAGEEQLTPTFQSHLMSRLRSFTDRYMPLGAPTITRFCVVRNGYLRENLASVVEYHNVDLLISSPEAFLGYKASGDVVSLKEFAGCPVLIVPQEVTFKPLRKIVYSLNFHDIDTSVIQRVQALARPFGASIVLLYLHGKIETVELCQLQKKAARLKEQFPYAEMSAVFQEEEDLLEGLNDFAEGHSPDLFVMATRDTHLVHEYFSGHYRKTRAYHLNTPFLNLYQARITACSGSCLHCQDDALPFEQEYKPAATRKVQVA; this comes from the coding sequence GTGGCTGCGCTTCAATACGCCAGCCAGTTTGCCAGTTACCTGAAAGCCGACCTTGTGCTCCTGCACTGTGCCGGAGAGGAGCAATTGACACCAACCTTCCAGAGTCACCTCATGTCCCGCCTTAGGTCCTTCACAGACCGTTACATGCCCCTTGGCGCGCCTACCATTACCCGATTTTGTGTGGTGCGCAACGGGTACCTGCGCGAAAACCTGGCCTCTGTGGTAGAGTACCACAACGTAGACCTGCTCATTTCCAGCCCCGAGGCGTTTCTGGGCTATAAAGCGTCCGGCGATGTTGTGTCCCTGAAGGAGTTTGCCGGGTGCCCCGTGTTAATTGTGCCGCAGGAGGTTACATTCAAGCCGTTGCGGAAGATTGTCTACAGCCTTAACTTCCATGACATTGACACCAGTGTGATCCAGCGGGTGCAGGCCCTGGCAAGGCCTTTTGGGGCGTCTATTGTTCTGCTGTACCTGCACGGGAAAATAGAAACCGTGGAGCTATGCCAGCTCCAGAAAAAGGCGGCCAGGCTAAAGGAACAGTTCCCGTATGCAGAAATGTCGGCGGTGTTCCAGGAAGAGGAAGACCTGCTGGAGGGCCTCAATGACTTCGCCGAAGGCCATTCCCCAGACCTTTTTGTGATGGCTACCCGTGACACCCACCTGGTGCATGAGTATTTCTCTGGGCACTACCGCAAAACCAGGGCCTACCACCTCAACACCCCCTTCCTGAATCTGTACCAGGCCCGCATCACGGCCTGCTCAGGGAGCTGCCTTCATTGCCAGGATGATGCCCTGCCTTTTGAGCAGGAATATAAACCCGCAGCCACCCGGAAAGTGCAGGTAGCTTAG
- a CDS encoding L,D-transpeptidase family protein translates to MKNLLLLLFVSTFAFTGGFKADQLTHERVKTAYREKYAPLEKQLQAKGLSFQNLQLYLRAFKHEKQVEVWARTSAEKPFTLFTTYLICARSGTYGPKRQEGDGQIPEGFYYIDRFNPKSNYYLSLGINYPNAADSARHTGKLGGDIFLHGDCVTLGCLPLTDEKMKELYVLTVEAYHQGQQQIPVHIFPTRFNTGQYAQLRKTYAQQPALLAFWENLASGFHPFEQHRFLPRVQVTQGGQYAFQ, encoded by the coding sequence ATGAAAAACCTGTTGCTGCTTTTGTTTGTAAGCACCTTTGCCTTTACAGGCGGGTTTAAGGCTGATCAATTGACGCATGAACGGGTAAAGACGGCGTACCGCGAAAAGTACGCGCCCCTGGAAAAACAGCTTCAGGCCAAAGGCCTTTCCTTCCAGAACCTGCAATTGTACCTGCGGGCCTTCAAGCATGAAAAGCAGGTGGAGGTCTGGGCCAGGACCTCGGCAGAAAAACCATTCACGTTGTTTACTACTTATCTGATCTGCGCCCGGTCAGGTACCTACGGCCCCAAGCGGCAGGAAGGCGACGGCCAGATTCCGGAAGGGTTCTACTACATAGACCGGTTCAACCCCAAGAGCAACTACTACCTCTCCCTGGGCATCAATTACCCCAATGCCGCCGACAGCGCCCGCCATACCGGTAAGCTGGGCGGTGATATTTTCCTGCACGGCGACTGCGTCACGCTGGGCTGCCTGCCCCTTACAGACGAGAAGATGAAGGAACTGTACGTGTTAACGGTAGAAGCATACCACCAGGGCCAACAGCAGATACCGGTGCACATTTTCCCTACCCGTTTTAATACTGGCCAGTATGCGCAGCTCAGGAAAACCTACGCCCAGCAACCTGCCCTGCTGGCTTTCTGGGAAAACCTGGCCTCCGGTTTCCATCCATTTGAGCAGCACCGCTTTTTACCCCGGGTGCAGGTCACGCAGGGCGGACAATATGCGTTTCAGTAA
- a CDS encoding DUF1456 family protein produces MTNNDIMKKLRVALQFRDDDIIDILKLVDFNITKSELGAIFRKEDHPNYKPCGDQLLRNFLNGLVIHMRGPEDQKKPAATPSPARKPQSYPPRKK; encoded by the coding sequence ATGACCAACAACGATATCATGAAGAAACTGCGCGTGGCGCTCCAATTCCGCGACGATGATATTATAGACATTCTGAAGCTGGTGGACTTCAACATCACCAAAAGCGAGTTGGGCGCCATCTTCCGGAAAGAGGATCACCCCAACTACAAGCCCTGCGGCGACCAGCTGCTGCGCAATTTCCTGAATGGCCTGGTCATTCACATGCGCGGCCCCGAGGATCAGAAAAAGCCGGCCGCCACGCCATCGCCCGCCCGGAAACCCCAGTCGTACCCGCCCCGCAAAAAATAG
- a CDS encoding TonB-dependent receptor domain-containing protein, translated as MTLSPIENPVCMPFMKQLYLQSHLRFFLFTLLALAPVAGVVAAPFASSWVQTTGVPVSGTVVDGATKAPVGFATVALQDKAGKTITGVPADENGNFTLPRVAPGDYDLLISFVGYVSKLHPFTVPAGTSPITLGSIGLASDSKALEEVVVTGEKDLIQETDDGLVYNAENDITNIGGTAADVLKKVPMLAVDIEGNVEMRGSPKIKILINGKPSTMLADNLAEALQQIPADMIKSVEVITNPSAKYDSEGTAGVVNIITKRSSIEGMTGSVTATTGNMTNSLNTNLNVKKKKLGLRASVGGNFNDRIGDAESDQVYFKEENLIRTPSKQIEQNSTYENNGRSLFTQLAADYEFNEKNSLSASVRVNGAENLSDRTLTTRQFTPSGEEQPSSYRFRDIDNQGLTKGLDTNLNYKKRFTKKGQELEVTASFNQNSQDSDYALVEDNNTDVITRLEQSDNHSTSREITYKVDYTHPISKGSTLEVGLKTELRHSGSDYDFLFSRSADAPLKQDPIRSNLFSYDQDVYSSYFSYTLRVQKLYTVRVGGRYEYTNVGGDFNTNNVDTHLDKPFNNFMPNIMLMRSFENSKRLRLSYSTRIHRPTITQLNPYRNESNQLNIRYGNPDLDAELTHNTELNFSWLLKTTSLNASAYWRQTNNDIAHYQFPIKENNDTLNTTYANLGKNAIYGTSLSTSTRFTQKAQLGVNLNLYYNELNSMVGKNRVSKAGFMYTMSTNASYRFEKDFSAQVAASFNSPRISIQSRSTYNYSYSLGLRKEFFKRKAGMSLNVENFLFSNNSIRTTVNNNNSDNFNVNNLYNRVVRVSFNYRFGKMEFKREKGAEKPRRKAAEEKA; from the coding sequence ATGACGCTTTCCCCAATTGAGAACCCGGTCTGCATGCCTTTTATGAAACAGCTTTACCTCCAAAGCCACCTAAGATTCTTTCTCTTCACCCTCCTGGCGTTGGCCCCGGTGGCCGGCGTGGTGGCTGCCCCTTTCGCCTCCTCCTGGGTGCAAACCACGGGCGTTCCGGTTTCGGGCACGGTGGTAGACGGTGCCACCAAGGCCCCAGTAGGGTTTGCCACGGTGGCGCTGCAAGACAAGGCCGGCAAAACCATTACCGGCGTGCCCGCCGATGAAAACGGGAATTTCACTCTGCCACGCGTGGCCCCGGGTGACTATGACCTGCTTATTAGTTTTGTGGGGTATGTGTCCAAGCTGCATCCCTTTACAGTGCCCGCCGGCACCAGCCCTATTACCTTGGGTTCTATTGGCCTGGCCTCAGACAGCAAGGCTCTGGAAGAAGTGGTAGTGACCGGCGAGAAAGACTTGATTCAGGAAACCGATGACGGCCTGGTGTATAACGCTGAGAATGACATTACCAACATTGGCGGCACCGCCGCCGACGTGCTCAAGAAAGTACCCATGCTGGCCGTGGACATTGAGGGCAACGTGGAAATGCGCGGCAGTCCTAAGATCAAGATATTGATCAACGGGAAACCCAGCACCATGCTGGCAGATAATCTGGCTGAGGCCCTGCAGCAGATCCCCGCGGACATGATCAAATCTGTGGAGGTGATCACCAACCCCTCTGCCAAGTATGACTCAGAGGGCACCGCGGGCGTGGTCAACATCATCACCAAAAGAAGCAGCATAGAAGGCATGACCGGCTCTGTGACCGCCACCACCGGCAACATGACCAACAGCCTCAACACCAACCTCAACGTTAAAAAGAAGAAACTGGGCCTTCGGGCCAGCGTGGGCGGCAACTTCAATGACCGCATAGGTGACGCCGAATCTGACCAGGTCTATTTCAAGGAGGAAAACCTGATCCGGACCCCGTCCAAGCAGATTGAGCAGAACAGCACCTATGAGAACAATGGCCGCTCTCTTTTCACGCAACTGGCCGCTGACTATGAGTTCAATGAAAAGAACAGCCTGAGCGCCAGCGTTAGGGTCAACGGCGCCGAAAACCTGAGTGACCGTACGCTTACTACCCGGCAGTTTACGCCCTCGGGTGAAGAGCAGCCCAGCTCTTACCGCTTTAGGGATATTGACAACCAAGGCCTTACCAAAGGGCTGGACACCAACCTGAACTACAAGAAGCGCTTCACCAAAAAAGGGCAGGAACTGGAGGTGACCGCCAGCTTCAACCAAAACAGCCAGGACAGTGACTATGCCCTGGTAGAGGACAATAACACAGATGTGATTACCCGCCTGGAGCAGAGCGACAACCACAGCACCAGCCGTGAGATCACCTATAAAGTAGATTACACCCACCCTATCTCCAAAGGAAGCACCCTGGAAGTGGGCCTGAAAACCGAGCTGCGCCACTCGGGCAGTGACTATGATTTCCTGTTCTCCCGGTCGGCAGACGCGCCTTTGAAACAAGACCCCATCCGGTCAAACCTGTTCAGCTATGACCAGGACGTGTACTCTTCTTACTTTTCCTATACCCTGCGGGTGCAGAAACTGTACACCGTGCGGGTGGGCGGCCGGTATGAGTACACCAACGTGGGCGGCGATTTCAACACCAACAACGTAGACACCCACCTGGACAAGCCGTTCAATAACTTCATGCCTAACATCATGCTCATGCGCAGCTTTGAGAACAGCAAACGCCTGCGGTTAAGCTACTCCACGCGTATCCATCGGCCTACCATCACGCAGCTGAACCCTTACCGCAATGAGTCTAACCAGCTCAACATCCGCTACGGAAACCCAGACCTGGACGCCGAACTCACGCACAACACAGAACTGAACTTCAGCTGGCTGCTTAAGACCACCAGCCTGAACGCCTCTGCCTACTGGCGCCAGACCAACAATGACATTGCCCACTACCAGTTCCCCATTAAGGAGAACAATGACACGCTCAACACCACCTATGCCAACCTGGGCAAGAACGCCATTTACGGCACCAGCCTTTCTACCTCTACCCGTTTTACCCAGAAAGCGCAGTTGGGCGTGAACCTCAATTTGTATTACAATGAGCTCAACAGCATGGTGGGCAAAAACCGCGTGAGCAAGGCCGGGTTTATGTATACCATGAGCACCAACGCCTCTTACCGCTTTGAGAAGGATTTCAGTGCGCAGGTGGCCGCCTCTTTTAACTCACCACGCATTTCCATTCAGAGCAGAAGCACCTACAACTACTCCTATAGCTTGGGCCTGCGCAAGGAGTTCTTTAAGCGCAAGGCGGGTATGAGCCTGAACGTGGAGAACTTCCTGTTCAGCAACAACTCCATCAGGACCACGGTGAACAATAACAACTCAGACAATTTCAACGTCAACAACCTTTACAACCGCGTGGTGCGGGTGAGCTTTAACTACCGCTTTGGCAAGATGGAGTTCAAGCGCGAAAAAGGGGCTGAGAAACCCAGAAGAAAAGCGGCCGAAGAAAAGGCCTAA